A DNA window from Paenibacillus andongensis contains the following coding sequences:
- a CDS encoding glycoside hydrolase family 15 protein, with translation MNQDKKPYLIDAIAGNSRFLASLGRTGRLFRLWWPHIDYPQHVDEIRTGLFIDGMSNETSWFDSSEDGWQHAAGYVDRTNIFRVKSKSTQLPIAVESLDYAVPQEDIYVRHYRLTNHGTEPVSFQFLYYSSFRSMETSYYHTTQFDESIDALTHMRHAYIFSLSSSNVCTGYQAGHAWSSAQMGILNGNQIDMTPDGALSWRFNDVQPGETAELPVYIAAGSTRQEAADVLIKAKSMPASHWYELTVSYWQQFLANTVPAPKASDAIRELYERSLLTMKLMSDESSGSVVAAPEFDEGFTRCGGYAYCWGRDAAFITTAFDRVGLTDLSTRFYEWTLTAQDADGSWQQRHYHDGRLAPSWGLQIDEGASILWGMWQHYSHIQDPAFAERVWPAVAKGAGFLVSFLDEETGLPAPSRDLWEERLAEHTYSAAAVYGGLTAAAAFAQLRGFETEAAAWTKAAEGIQHAISERCWNEDRGSFHRGLKLAVSEQDYREANASGVSTSIAVNAKGYPSFMLEHDSILDISLLGISVPFGAVSINDPKMVQTAEAIELALTVPGVGGIKRYENDHYIGGNPWILTTLWLSHYRIARGQYDEARTLLQWAVDHRTEMGLLPEQIDKVSGETAWVVPLTWSHAMFILAVSMLSEVDQLQATITTNVEKIQ, from the coding sequence ATGAATCAAGACAAAAAACCTTATTTAATCGACGCCATCGCTGGAAACTCAAGATTTCTAGCTTCTCTTGGCCGAACTGGTCGCTTGTTTCGCTTATGGTGGCCCCACATTGATTACCCTCAACATGTTGATGAAATTCGTACCGGCTTGTTCATAGACGGGATGAGTAACGAAACGAGCTGGTTTGACAGCAGCGAAGACGGCTGGCAGCATGCCGCTGGGTATGTGGATAGAACCAATATTTTCCGTGTGAAATCAAAGTCCACACAGCTTCCTATTGCTGTTGAATCCTTAGACTACGCCGTACCCCAAGAGGATATTTATGTTCGTCACTATCGCCTGACAAACCATGGAACAGAGCCAGTCTCCTTCCAATTCTTGTACTACTCGTCATTCCGCTCGATGGAAACTTCGTACTACCATACAACCCAATTCGATGAATCCATAGATGCATTGACCCATATGCGGCATGCTTATATTTTTTCGCTTTCCAGTTCAAACGTTTGCACAGGTTATCAAGCAGGTCATGCTTGGTCTTCCGCGCAAATGGGAATACTCAACGGAAACCAAATTGACATGACGCCAGATGGGGCCTTAAGCTGGCGATTCAATGATGTTCAGCCTGGTGAAACCGCCGAACTCCCTGTGTATATAGCTGCAGGCTCAACGCGTCAAGAAGCAGCAGACGTGCTGATTAAAGCCAAAAGTATGCCTGCTTCGCATTGGTATGAGCTGACGGTTTCCTACTGGCAGCAATTTTTGGCGAATACCGTGCCAGCTCCTAAGGCATCAGATGCCATTCGCGAGCTCTATGAGCGCTCGCTGCTCACAATGAAGCTGATGTCCGACGAAAGCAGCGGCAGTGTTGTGGCCGCGCCTGAGTTCGACGAAGGCTTCACCCGCTGCGGCGGCTATGCGTACTGCTGGGGCCGCGACGCCGCCTTCATTACGACAGCCTTCGACCGTGTCGGGCTGACGGACCTGTCCACTCGCTTCTACGAGTGGACGCTAACTGCCCAGGACGCCGACGGGTCCTGGCAGCAAAGGCACTACCATGACGGGCGCCTTGCGCCGTCATGGGGACTCCAGATCGACGAGGGCGCGTCGATCCTGTGGGGGATGTGGCAGCATTACAGCCACATCCAAGATCCGGCCTTCGCCGAGCGGGTATGGCCCGCCGTGGCGAAGGGAGCCGGTTTCCTCGTCAGCTTCCTCGACGAGGAAACCGGTTTGCCTGCGCCAAGCCGCGACCTCTGGGAGGAGCGCTTGGCGGAGCACACGTACTCGGCAGCGGCCGTGTACGGCGGGTTAACCGCAGCAGCCGCGTTCGCGCAGCTGCGTGGCTTTGAAACCGAAGCGGCCGCGTGGACGAAGGCCGCTGAAGGGATTCAGCACGCGATCAGCGAACGCTGCTGGAACGAAGACCGCGGCTCCTTCCATCGCGGACTGAAGCTCGCGGTTAGCGAGCAAGATTACCGCGAAGCCAACGCGAGCGGTGTATCAACTTCCATCGCTGTGAATGCGAAGGGATACCCATCCTTTATGCTCGAACACGACTCCATCCTCGATATCTCTTTGCTTGGTATTTCCGTTCCGTTTGGTGCTGTCTCTATCAACGACCCAAAAATGGTACAAACAGCCGAAGCAATTGAACTTGCGCTGACGGTGCCAGGCGTGGGTGGTATCAAACGCTACGAGAATGATCACTACATCGGTGGGAATCCTTGGATTCTGACCACACTTTGGCTGAGCCATTACCGCATAGCTCGTGGACAGTACGACGAAGCTAGAACGCTGCTGCAATGGGCCGTAGACCACCGTACGGAAATGGGCTTATTACCTGAACAGATCGACAAAGTGTCCGGTGAAACCGCATGGGTCGTTCCTTTAACTTGGTCGCATGCGATGTTTATCCTAGCCGTTTCTATGCTTTCTGAAGTAGATCAACTGCAAGCTACTATCACCACTAATGTCGAAAAAATACAATAA
- a CDS encoding LacI family DNA-binding transcriptional regulator — translation MSVTIIDVAKKAGVSPSTVSRVISGHPRISPATIRKVKDIMSEMGYHPNVMAKSLVSKTTQTIGILLPRSAEELFLNLFFSEIIRGVVTQSTRSGYDLMMTTGTTESEEVEAVTRLVKGRRVDGIILLYSRKSDPVISFLQEMKFPFVLVGRSEDYPDVLSVDNNNVLAAYDATRHLIAQGHKRVGFVSGPPNLIVSKDRMEGYVQAMREAGLEIQSEWIVEGEFLQESGYRAMSFFMSLPERPTALVVIDDIVAFGVLRGLTELGFKVPNDLSLVGFNNISMSELSSPPISSIDIGIYQLGYTASQTLIKAVKGETIHHNHIIIPHRLMARESSLLSIHN, via the coding sequence AGTCTCACCGTCCACTGTATCCCGCGTTATATCAGGACATCCGCGTATCAGTCCAGCGACCATTCGTAAAGTAAAGGATATTATGTCCGAAATGGGCTATCATCCCAATGTGATGGCGAAGAGCCTTGTGTCCAAAACGACACAGACCATTGGAATTCTCCTGCCTCGATCCGCGGAAGAACTCTTCTTGAATCTATTCTTTTCAGAAATCATTCGCGGCGTCGTTACACAATCCACTCGCAGCGGCTATGATTTAATGATGACCACAGGCACAACGGAGAGTGAGGAAGTCGAAGCTGTCACTAGACTTGTTAAAGGACGTAGAGTTGACGGCATCATTTTGCTGTATTCCCGTAAATCAGATCCCGTTATCTCCTTCTTACAAGAAATGAAATTTCCGTTCGTTCTTGTTGGTCGAAGCGAAGACTATCCAGATGTGCTTTCTGTCGATAATAATAATGTGCTTGCTGCCTATGATGCTACACGTCACCTCATTGCCCAAGGTCATAAACGCGTTGGCTTCGTAAGCGGTCCTCCGAATCTTATTGTTTCGAAGGATCGTATGGAAGGATATGTACAAGCTATGAGAGAAGCAGGCCTAGAGATACAATCCGAATGGATTGTCGAAGGCGAGTTTCTTCAAGAGAGCGGATATCGAGCGATGTCTTTTTTTATGAGTCTGCCGGAACGTCCAACAGCTCTTGTCGTCATCGATGATATCGTTGCTTTCGGTGTACTTCGCGGGTTAACCGAGCTTGGTTTTAAAGTCCCAAACGATCTTAGCTTGGTTGGTTTCAACAACATTTCCATGTCAGAGCTGTCTTCACCACCGATTAGCTCCATTGATATCGGTATCTATCAACTCGGATATACGGCTTCGCAAACGTTAATTAAAGCAGTAAAAGGAGAGACGATTCACCATAACCACATTATCATTCCACATCGATTAATGGCTCGGGAATCCTCACTTCTTTCCATACACAATTAA